The following proteins come from a genomic window of Plutella xylostella chromosome 22, ilPluXylo3.1, whole genome shotgun sequence:
- the LOC105384157 gene encoding uncharacterized protein LOC105384157: protein MYLLFWPNLLLVYRYQILLLLFMYNITDGIFEEQYELSTMTPHYENLTKVAHRNLKLMGSRNRWQYRIGNLNRRQHDVLKTIWRKPRSANVDIVLGTQNIRDDNKKYQDMFNNAPVATQKSLELTTPESMIEFDYMQDHVIQNDGKQTTGNISVFRVEENHHSLFPGVFKKYVTYQIRKEPFTRFTTPQIDLKFAERKVERAKPKIPREAKYPNKINMHSSDFFPTDLPIKRVTIYQTAILVPITTKKSPPNYSNKSKKSLKDDQSRLHVSENKTLGSINIEAVHQRYPFKYHYQATVRSLTKEIENTPDEYRLYQDIPHREHSEKISYVGFSHNMNYKLNLPVAERLPDTTEFNIVPIIEQQLRETHARKTTAIPSDKVKFFEMYDENTANPSIQAKPVAQLGNLSQSHDLYSHVSFKNSSKSTYTEIPPYKMYSVDISEQATSLNTSVSNYSVPIKFPKRAKESSWSKFTYLAVYIYEPLSLHCDAAILSPHWLVTSGACLYLRQSDQSDDAVSAFVTYCGPNWRHPELVVYVKYSVVHPRFHPRDPARRQLYNIGLIQVADSTSATCRSWSAVSLVTHHAALGAATAVGWGLDRFHEATIDAAPSYFSSYNSNVYSGSCPGNKNYEHLKNMTEDQGGINNVFCLPPRTSASDVTAPAPGSVLVSGGKLVALYLEEERHPTGDQSAQYTGVWALAPWVASVAKETEDLHQDSVLSL, encoded by the exons atgtatttattattttggccGAATCTTTTGCTGGTATATCGGTATCAAATACTGTTATTGCTTTTTATGTACAACATAACCGATGGTATATTTGAAGAGCAGTATGAGTTAAGCACAATGACTCCGCACTATGAAAACTTAACAAAAGTAGCACATAGAAACTTGAAGCTTATGGGATCTAGAAATAGATGGCAATATAGAATAGGTAATCTCAATAGAAGACAACACGACGTGTTAAAAACTATTTGGAGAAAGCCGAGAAGTGCAAATGTTGATATTGTATTAGGTACGCAAAATATTCGGgatgataataaaaaatatcaagacaTGTTCAATAATGCTCCTGTAGCAACTCAAAAGAGTCTTGAACTTACCACCCCCGAATCAATGATTGAATTTGACTATATGCAAGATCATGTTATTCAAAATGATGGAAAACAAACTACAGGAAACATATCAGTATTTCGTGTTGAAGAAAACCATCATTCATTATTTCCTGGTGttttcaaaaaatatgtaacatACCAAATACGAAAAGAACCTTTCACAAGGTTTACAACTCCACAGATAGATCTTAAATTCGCCGAAAGAAAAGTAGAGCGAGCAAAACCAAAAATACCCCGTGAAGCTAAATatccaaataaaattaacatgcaTTCCTCGGATTTTTTCCCGACTGATTTACCTATAAAACGAGTGACTATTTATCAAACTGCAATTCTAGTTCCAATCACAACTAAAAAGTCTCCTCCAAACTATAGCAATAAATCAAAAAAATCACTAAAAGATGACCAATCGCGCTTACATGTTTCTGAAAACAAGACTCTAGGATCAATTAATATAGAAGCTGTTCATCAGAGATACCCATTCAAATATCATTACCAAGCTACTGTGAGATCTTTAACCAAAGAAATTGAAAATACTCCTGATGAGTATCGACTATACCAAGACATTCCCCACAGAGAGCActctgaaaaaataagttatgtAGGCTTTTCTCATAACatgaattataaattaaatttgccAGTTGCGGAAAGACTTCCTGACACTACTGAATTTAATATTGTACCAATAATTGAGCAGCAATTACGTGAAACCCATGCACGTAAAACAACGGCTATCCCATCAGACAAAGTAAAATTCTTTGAAATGTATGATGAAAATACAGCAAATCCCTCGATTCAAGCAAAGCCTGTTGCTCAGCTAGGAAACCTAAGCCAATCTCACGATTTATATTCGCATGTCAGTTTCAAAAACTCCAGCAAAAGCACTTATACAGAAATACCAccttataaaatgtattcagTAGATATTTCAGAGCAAGCCACCTCTTTGAATACAAGTGTCAGTAATTATTCCGTTCCAATAAAGTTTCCAAAGAGGGCTAAAGAAAGTTCATGGAGTAAATTTACGTATCTTGCTGTGTACATCTATGAGCCGCTGTCG CTCCACTGCGACGCGGCGATCCTGAGCCCCCATTGGCTTGTGACGTCAGGCGCCTGTCTCTACCTTCGACAGTCGGACCAATCAGACGACGCCGTGTCGGCCTTCGTGACGTACTGCGGGCCCAACTGGCGACACCCCGAGCTGGTGGTCTACGTCAAGTACAGCGTGGTGCACCCGCGGTTCCATCCCCGCGACCCGGCGAGGAGGCAGCTGTATAATATTG GTTTGATCCAGGTGGCGGACTCGACGAGTGCGACCTGTCGCTCGTGGTCGGCGGTGTCGCTGGTCACGCACCACGCGGCACTCGGCGCCGCCACTGCCGTCGGCTGGGGGCTGGAcag GTTCCACGAGGCTACGATCGACGCAGCACCTTCGTACTTTTCCAGTTACAACAGTAATGTCTACTCCGGTTCATGTCCAGGAAATAAGAATTATga ACATTTGAAGAACATGACAGAAGACCAGGGCGGCATCAACAACGTGTTCTGCCTGCCGCCCCGCACCAGCGCCAGTGACGTcaccgcccccgcccccggcaGCGTGCTCGTCAGCGGGGGGAAACTCGTCGCCTTGTACTTGGAG GAGGAGCGTCACCCTACCGGTGATCAGTCAGCCCAGTACACGGGGGTGTGGGCCCTGGCCCCGTGGGTCGCCTCGGTGGCCAAGGAGACCGAAGACTTACATCAGGATAGCGTACTGTCATTGTAG
- the LOC105384156 gene encoding bombyxin B-1 homolog, which produces MSLKIVTVLVLVAVTAEPSSGQAQMFCGRKLADTLGMLCENGLLLEKKSAPSYNSIYGEDLPKYGWPWMSKHRAQALEMPSRGKRHVVDECCLKPCTIDELLTYCA; this is translated from the coding sequence ATGAGTCTGAAGATTGTGACAGTCCTGGTGCTGGTGGCGGTGACGGCCGAGCCGAGCAGCGGCCAGGCCCAGATGTTCTGCGGCAGGAAGCTGGCTGACACCCTCGGTATGTTGTGCGAGAATGGCCTGCTATTAGAGAAGAAGTCAGCTCCGTCCTACAACTCCATATACGGCGAGGATCTGCCCAAGTACGGCTGGCCCTGGATGTCGAAGCACAGGGCCCAGGCCCTCGAGATGCCCTCAAGAGGTAAGCGCCATGTGGTCGACGAGTGCTGCCTCAAGCCCTGCACCATCGACGAGCTACTCACCTACTGTGCCTAG